The Populus alba chromosome 6, ASM523922v2, whole genome shotgun sequence genome contains a region encoding:
- the LOC118060356 gene encoding exocyst complex component EXO70A1, translated as MAESVKSDGKGDDRIKNLIAARKSLKLSLEKSKSLGLALKKAGPILDEMKQRLPSLEAAVRPIRADKEALVAAGGHINRAIGPAAAVLKVFDAVHGLEKSLLSDPRNDLPGYLSVIKRLEEALRFLGDNCGLAIQWLEDIVEYLEDNVMADERHLLNLKKSLKGLRELQSDDERSHLDGGLLNAALDKLEGEFWRLLTEHSVPLPMPSSSTLGEQAVIAPSQLPVSVIHKLQAILGRLRTNNRLEKCISIYVEVRSSNVRASLQALDLDYLEISIAEFNDVQSIEGYIAQWGKHLEFAVKHLFEAEYKLCNDVFERLGLDVWMGCFSKIAAQAGILAFLQFGKTVTESKKDPIKLLKLLDIFASLNKLRLDFNRLFGGAACIEIQNLTRDLIRRVIDGAAEIFWELLVQVELQRQIPPPPDGNVPILVSIITEYCNKLLGDNYKPILSQVLVIHRSWKHEKFQERILVGEVLNIIKAIELNLETWTKAYEDTILANLFAINNHYHLYKHLKGTRVGDLLGDSWFKEHEQYKDYYAAIFLRDSWGKLPGHLSREGLILFSGGRATARDLVKKRLKTFNEAFDEMYKKQSSWVVPDRDLREKICQQIVQAVVPIYRSYMQNYGPLVEQDGSSNKYAKYSVQALEQMLSSLFLPKPGRYASFKGRQLSDKFNNGVADLRRTTSAVV; from the coding sequence ATGGCTGAATCGGTGAAGAGTGACGGTAAAGGCGATGATAGGATTAAGAATTTGATTGCTGCAAGGAAGTCATTGAAGTTAAGTTTAGAGAAGTCGAAATCTTTAGGGCTTGCTCTTAAGAAAGCTGGACCTATATTAGATGAGATGAAACAAAGATTGCCTTCTCTAGAGGCAGCAGTGCGCCCCATTCGTGCTGACAAGGAAGCACTTGTAGCTGCTGGGGGCCACATTAACCGTGCTATTGGTCCCGCAGCTGCTGTGCTTAAGGTTTTTGATGCTGTTCATGGGTTAGAGAAGTCGTTGCTATCAGATCCGAGGAATGATCTTCCTGGGTATTTGTCAGTGATAAAACGACTTGAGGAGGCTTTGAGATTTCTGGGGGATAATTGTGGATTGGCAATTCAGTGGTTGGAGGATATCGTGGAGTATTTGGAGGATAATGTTATGGCAGATGAGCGGCATCttttgaatttgaagaagtcATTGAAGGGTCTTAGGGAATTGCAAAGTGATGATGAAAGATCTCATCTTGATGGGGGGCTTTTAAATGCTGCATTGGATAAATTGGAAGGTGAGTTTTGGCGGCTTTTGACAGAACATAGTGTGCCACTGCCAATGCCATCATCTTCAACACTTGGTGAACAGGCAGTCATTGCACCATCACAATTACCTGTGTCTGTTATTCACAAGTTGCAAGCCATTCTTGGGAGGTTGAGAACTAATAATAGACTTGAAAAGTGCATATCAATATATGTAGAAGTTCGCAGTTCGAATGTTAGAGCTAGTTTGCAGGCACTGGATTTGGATTACCTTGAGATCTCAATAGCTGAATTCAATGATGTGCAGAGCATAGAAGGTTATATAGCCCAGTGGGGCAAGCATTTGGAGTTTGCTGTGAAGCACCTGTTTGAAGCGGAGTACAAACTCTGTAATGATGTTTTTGAGAGGCTTGGCTTGGATGTTTGGATGGGATGCTTTTCCAAAATAGCTGCTCAGGCTGGCATTCTCGCGTTCCTTCAATTTGGGAAGACTGTTACAGAAAGTAAGAAAGATCCAATCAAGCTTCTGAAATTGTTGGATATATTTGCATCTCTGAACAAATTAAGGTTGGATTTTAACAGGCTTTTTGGCGGAGCAGCCTGCATTGAAATCCAAAACCTTACAAGGGATCTCATTAGGAGGGTGATTGATGGGGCAGCTGAGATTTTCTGGGAACTTCTTGTTCAGGTGGAGTTGCAGAGGCAGATTCCACCTCCTCCAGATGGGAATGTTCCGATACTGGTTAGCATCATTACTGAGTACTGTAATAAACTGCTTGGGGATAATTATAAACCTATCCTGAGCCAGGTTCTGGTCATTCATCGAAGTTGGAAGCACGAGAAGTTTCAGGAAAGGATTCTTGTTGGTGAGGTTCTGAACATAATTAAAGCCATTGAGCTCAACCTGGAGACATGGACAAAGGCTTACGAAGACACAATCCTAGCTAACCTTTTTGCCATTAACAATCACTACCATTTATACAAGCACTTGAAGGGAACAAGAGTTGGGGATCTCTTAGGAGATTCTTGGTTCAAAGAACATGAACAGTACAAGGACTACTACGCTGCAATCTTCTTGAGAGATAGTTGGGGGAAGCTTCCAGGTCATTTAAGTCGGGAAGGCCTAATTCTGTTCTCAGGTGGCCGTGCCACTGCCCGTGATCTTGTCAAGAAAAGGCTGAAAACTTTCAACGAAGCTTTCGATGAAATGTATAAGAAGCAGTCTAGCTGGGTTGTGCCAGATAGAGATCTCAGGGAGAAGATATGCCAGCAGATTGTGCAGGCAGTTGTGCCTATTTATCGGAGCTATATGCAGAACTATGGTCCTTTGGTTGAGCAAGATGGAAGCTCAAATAAATATGCAAAATACTCTGTGCAGGCTTTGGAGCAAATGCTGAGCTCGCTATTTCTGCCAAAGCCAGGAAGATATGCAAGTTTCAAAGGCAGGCAGCTTAGTGACAAATTCAACAATGGTGTTGCTGATCTTCGACGGACAACCTCTGCAGTGGTGTGA
- the LOC118060355 gene encoding probable sarcosine oxidase, with protein sequence MEYSSHQFDVIVVGAGIMGSSTAYQLAKRGQKTLLLEQFDFLHHRGSSHGESRTIRATYPEDYYCDMVKESSQIWEQVQSEIGYKVYFKAQQFDMSPSDNKSLRSVISSCEGKSIPYRVLDRQQVSDRFSGMINLPEGWFGVLTDGGGVIKPTKAVSMFQALAFQRGAVLRDNMEVKNVVKDEVKGGVNVETADGEKFWGKKCVITAGAWVRKLVKTVGGLELPIQALETTVCYWRIKEGHEAKFAIGSDFPTFASYGEPYVYGTPSLEFPGLIKISVHGGYPCDPDKRPWGPSGISLDSLKEWIKGRFSGLVDNDGPVATQSCMYSMTPDEDFVIDFLGGEFGKDVVIGGGFSGHGFKMAPVVGRVLADLVLSGEAKGVEMKYFRVQRFQDNPKGNVKDYEDQVNSSSKHK encoded by the coding sequence ATGGAATATTCCAGCCACCAATTTGATGTTATCGTTGTCGGTGCCGGCATTATGGGCAGTTCCACTGCCTATCAACTAGCAAAAAGAGGCCAAAAAACTCTGTTGCTAGAGCAATTTGATTTCTTGCACCACCGTGGATCCTCACATGGCGAGTCACGAACTATACGTGCAACTTACCCAGAAGACTACTACTGTGACATGGTTAAGGAATCCTCACAAATTTGGGAGCAGGTTCAATCAGAGATTGGCTACAAGGTTTATTTCAAAGCACAGCAATTCGATATGAGCCCCTCGGATAACAAGAGCCTTCGCTCGGTTATCTCTAGCTGCGAAGGAAAGTCCATCCCATATCGGGTCCTAGACCGGCAACAAGTGTCCGACCGATTCTCAGGCATGATTAACCTACCGGAGGGTTGGTTTGGCGTGTTAACTGATGGTGGCGGGGTTATAAAGCCCACCAAGGCAGTGTCCATGTTCCAAGCATTGGCATTCCAGAGGGGTGCAGTTTTGAGAGACAACATGGAGGTGAAAAACGTTGTGAAAGACGAGGTAAAAGGAGGGGTAAATGTGGAGACCGCCGATGGTGAAAAGTTTTGGGGTAAAAAATGTGTGATTACTGCTGGGGCTTGGGTAAGAAAGTTAGTTAAAACGGTTGGTGGGCTTGAATTGCCTATACAAGCCTTGGAGACTACAGTGTGTTATTGGAGGATCAAGGAGGGGCATGAGGCGAAGTTTGCCATTGGAAGTGATTTTCCTACGTTTGCAAGCTATGGGGAACCCTACGTTTACGGCACACCGTCGTTGGAGTTTCCAGGATTGATCAAGATTTCTGTGCACGGAGGGTACCCTTGTGACCCTGATAAGAGGCCATGGGGTCCATCTGGGATTTCATTGGATTCTCTGAAGGAATGGATCAAGGGGAGATTCTCTGGCTTGGTTGATAATGACGGACCGGTTGCTACTCAGTCATGCATGTACTCAATGACCCCAGATGAGGATTTTGTGATTGATTTTCTCGGCGGGGAGTTTGGGAAGGATGTGGTGATCGGCGGTGGGTTTTCGGGTCATGGGTTCAAGATGGCTCCAGTTGTGGGCAGGGTTTTGGCTGACCTTGTGCTTAGTGGGGAGGCGAAGGGCGTGGAAATGAAGTACTTTAGGGTTCAAAGGTTTCAGGATAATCCTAAAGGGAATGTGAAGGATTATGAAGATCAGGTCAACTCCTCTTCAAAGCACAAGTAA
- the LOC118060354 gene encoding trifunctional UDP-glucose 4,6-dehydratase/UDP-4-keto-6-deoxy-D-glucose 3,5-epimerase/UDP-4-keto-L-rhamnose-reductase RHM1 — translation MSSDPAPYAPRKILITGAAGFIACHVTRRLIKDYPDYKIVALDKLDYCSNLKNLATCRGSPNFKFVKGDIACADLVNHLLIAEDIDTIMHFAAQTHVDNSFGNSFEFTTNNIYGTHVLLEACKVTKKIKRFIHVSTDEVYGETDMETDIGNPEASQLLPTNPYSASKAGAEMLVMAYHRSYGLPIITTRGNNVYGPNQYPEKLIPKFILLALRGEHLPIHGDGSNVRSFLYCEDVAEAFDVILHKGAIGHVYNIGTRKERRVLDVAEDICKLYGLDPEKSINYVQDRPFNDHRYFLDDQKLKKLGWQESTPWEEGLKMTMEWYTKNPDWWDDVSAALHPHPRLSMIAQSNDDSWFSQKGLISDAKEAGKSDGSSGLKFLIYGKTGWIGGLLGKLCKDGDIAFEYGQGRLEDRKSILKDIKKVNPTHVFNAAGVTGRPNVDWCESHKVETIRTNVVGTLTLADVCKEHNLLMMNFATGCIFEYDQDHQEGSGIGFKEEDKPNFTGSFYSKTKAMVEELLREYENVCTLRVRMPISSDLSNPRNFITKITRYDKVVNIPNSMTVLDELLPISIEMAKRNCRGIWNFTNPGVVSHNEILEMHRDYIDPEFKWMNFDLEEQAKVIVAPRSNNELDGTKLKDEFPEMLSIKESILEYVFKPNKKT, via the exons ATGTCTTCTGATCCTGCTCCATATGCGCCGAGAAAGATCCTCATTACCGGTGCAGCCGGATTTATAGCCTGTCATGTGACTCGTAGATTGATCAAGGACTATCCTGATTACAAGATTGTTGCCCTTGACAAGCTAGACTACTGCTCCAACCTCAAGAACCTTGCTACATGTCGCGGCTCGCCGAATTTCAAGTTTGTTAAGGGTGATATTGCCTGTGCTGATCTTGTAAATCACCTGTTGATTGCTGAGGATATTGATACGATCATGCATTTTGCTGCTCAAACTCACGTGGATAATTCATTTGGGAATTCATTTGAATTCACAACCAACAATATATATGGCACTCATGTACTTCTTGAAGCCTGTAAGGtcacaaagaaaatcaagaggTTCATTCATGTTAGTACCGATGAAGTTTATGGTGAAACTGATATGGAGACGGACATTGGCAATCCTGAGGCTTCTCAGCTTCTTCCTACAAATCCTTACTCTGCGAGTAAAGCAGGGGCTGAAATGTTGGTCATGGCTTATCATAGATCTTACGGCCTTCCTATCATTACCACTAGAGGCAACAATGTGTATGGCCCTAACCAGTATCCTGAAAAGCTTATCCCCAAATTTATTCTCCTGGCTCTCAGAGGAGAGCACTTGCCGATTCATGGTGATGGATCGAATGTTCGAAGCTTTTTATACTGCGAGGATGTGGCAGAGGCATTTGATGTGATACTTCACAAGGGAGCTATTGGACATGTTTATAATATAGGGACCAGGAAGGAGAGGCGAGTCCTCGATGTGGCAGAGGATATCTGTAAGCTGTATGGATTGGATCCTGAAAAATCTATCAACTATGTTCAAGACAGGCCTTTCAACGATCATCGATATTTCTTGGATGATCAAAAGCTCAAGAAGCTTGGGTGGCAGGAAAGTACTCCTTGGGAGGAAGGGCTAAAGATGACAATGGAATGGTACACGAAGAATCCTGATTGGTGGGATGATGTATCTGCCGCTCTTCACCCACATCCACGCTTGAGTATGATTGCTCAATCCAATGATGATTCATGGTTCTCTCAGAAGGGACTCATAAGTGATGCAAAGGAAGCTGGTAAAAGTGATGGCAGTTCAGGACTGAAGTTCTTGATTTATGGCAAGACCGGCTGGATAGGGGGGTTGCTAGGGAAGCTTTGTAAGGATGGGGACATTGCATTTGAGTATGGTCAAGGAAGATTGGAAGATAGAAAGTCAATTCTCAAGGATATAAAGAAAGTAAATCCAACCCATGTGTTCAATGCTGCTGGGGTTACTGGAAGGCCTAATGTTGATTGGTGCGAATCGCACAAGGTAGAAACAATTAGGACTAATGTGGTAGGTACATTGACTTTAGCAGATGTTTGCAAGGAGCATAATCTCTTGATGATGAATTTTGCAACTGGCTGCATATTtgaatatgatcaagatcatcaAGAAGGATCAGGAATTGGATTCAAAGAGGAGGATAAACCGAATTTCACAGGATCTTTCTACTCCAAAACCAAGGCCATG GTGGAGGAGCTGCTGAGAGAATATGAGAACGTCTGCACGCTGCGAGTCCGGATGCCAATATCATCTGATCTCAGCAACCCAAGAAATTTCATAACGAAGATCACTCGTTACGACAAAGTGGTAAACATACCAAATAGCATGACAGTGCTAGATGAGCTCCTGCCAATCTCAATCGAGATGGCAAAAAGAAATTGCAGAGGAATATGGAACTTCACGAATCCAGGAGTGGTAAGCCACAACGAGATCTTAGAAATGCACCGAGACTACATCGACCCTGAATTCAAATGGATGAATTTTGATCTAGAAGAGCAGGCCAAGGTGATAGTAGCACCGAGGAGCAACAATGAGCTGGATGGTACAAAGCTGAAGGATGAATTCCCTGAAATGTTATCGATTAAAGAATCAATACTTGAGTATGTATTCAAGCCCAACAAGAAGACATGA